A portion of the Streptomyces coeruleoprunus genome contains these proteins:
- a CDS encoding HEAT repeat domain-containing protein — MELAHPLDGLDAHPWVETRHAYGSAEDLPDLLRALAGSDPAAAEEAVSELYGSVLHQGTVYAASVDVAPYLARVAAAGHRTADVLALLGGLAESEDEHAVAPGAVRAAVAAQLPLILPLLDAPDPDVRQAAACAAAHTRDAAALPVLRRRWQEESEPVVRAELLAGLALLDPAGTAATADALARDPAVPAVLRVAALYACLDAGLPWSAGHRTALLSLLPAGSLMDDRLDHRRSEPLSAVVEDLLLRDTDADRDAVVALLDAALRDPRADVRNEAAWAASQAGSMSRHVPSRLLPALMRAVADAASAGEVLTLVAQFGPAAADAAPALATLARRDGHDDADLADRALGVLAVVAPERAAPLLARDLAHSCRGLDGAAGIQAPEDVAFPFDPDLLDAVRARLTDGDLGPTGPYRLTRLLAGWGERAAAALPELYEALPRFPEQAAHAVAAVCPPAERDLAAAVLRPEADKGSPAAARALYDLTGDSGPLLATLERRLGEGRDAAADAARTAAELGPEAASLAPALRAALSDPRDGGTTTPDLDADTAIAVALWRTTGDADTAVRVLDSVLARATGEMWFRWSAIRAARAAALLGPSGRPLVPRLAALLDDPERAPSAILALLAVADPATLDAADLAGIAVRSAESEPLTACEALEALGPAALSPDHVRRLTTLAERDLRVVPSGLESQVGRADDQFRTRLRALLRCAGSDGPTHTG; from the coding sequence ATGGAACTCGCACACCCGCTCGACGGTCTCGACGCGCACCCCTGGGTGGAGACCCGGCACGCCTACGGCAGCGCGGAGGACCTCCCGGACCTCCTGCGGGCCCTCGCCGGAAGTGACCCGGCCGCCGCCGAGGAGGCCGTGTCCGAGCTGTACGGCAGCGTCCTGCACCAGGGCACCGTCTACGCCGCGAGCGTCGACGTCGCGCCCTACCTCGCCCGCGTCGCGGCCGCCGGACACCGCACCGCCGACGTGCTGGCCCTGCTCGGCGGACTGGCCGAGAGCGAGGACGAGCACGCCGTCGCCCCCGGCGCGGTACGGGCGGCGGTCGCCGCCCAACTGCCGCTGATCCTCCCCCTGCTGGACGCGCCCGACCCCGACGTGCGCCAGGCCGCCGCCTGCGCCGCCGCGCACACCCGCGACGCGGCGGCCCTGCCCGTGCTGCGCCGCCGCTGGCAGGAGGAGAGCGAGCCGGTCGTACGGGCCGAACTGCTGGCCGGACTGGCCCTGCTGGACCCCGCCGGCACCGCCGCCACGGCCGACGCGCTCGCCCGGGACCCCGCGGTGCCGGCCGTCCTGCGCGTCGCCGCCCTCTACGCGTGCCTGGACGCCGGACTGCCCTGGAGCGCCGGCCACCGCACCGCGCTGCTGTCGCTGCTCCCCGCCGGCTCCCTCATGGACGACCGGCTGGACCACCGCCGTAGCGAGCCCCTCTCCGCGGTCGTCGAGGACCTGCTGCTCCGCGACACGGACGCCGACCGGGACGCGGTCGTCGCCCTCCTCGACGCCGCCCTGCGCGACCCGCGTGCGGACGTGCGGAACGAGGCGGCGTGGGCGGCGAGCCAGGCCGGATCCATGTCGCGGCACGTGCCGTCCCGGCTGCTCCCCGCGCTGATGCGGGCCGTCGCCGACGCCGCGTCGGCGGGGGAGGTGCTGACCCTCGTCGCCCAGTTCGGGCCGGCCGCCGCCGACGCCGCCCCGGCCCTGGCCACCCTTGCACGCCGCGACGGTCACGACGACGCCGACCTCGCGGACCGCGCCCTCGGCGTCCTCGCCGTCGTGGCACCGGAACGGGCCGCACCGCTGCTGGCCCGCGACCTCGCGCACAGCTGCCGCGGGCTCGACGGCGCGGCCGGGATCCAGGCGCCGGAGGACGTGGCCTTCCCCTTCGACCCGGACCTGCTGGACGCCGTACGCGCCCGGCTGACGGACGGCGACCTCGGGCCCACCGGGCCCTACCGGCTGACCCGGCTGCTGGCGGGGTGGGGCGAGCGGGCCGCCGCCGCGCTGCCCGAGCTGTACGAGGCGCTGCCCCGCTTCCCGGAGCAGGCCGCCCACGCCGTCGCGGCCGTCTGCCCGCCCGCCGAACGCGACCTGGCGGCCGCCGTCCTGCGCCCGGAGGCCGACAAGGGCTCACCGGCCGCCGCCCGGGCGCTGTACGACCTGACCGGCGACAGCGGCCCGCTGCTGGCCACCCTGGAGCGCCGGCTCGGCGAAGGCCGTGACGCCGCCGCCGACGCGGCGCGGACGGCCGCCGAACTCGGCCCGGAGGCCGCATCGCTGGCCCCGGCGCTGCGCGCCGCCCTCAGCGACCCGCGGGACGGCGGAACCACGACGCCGGACCTCGACGCCGACACCGCGATCGCCGTCGCCCTGTGGCGCACCACCGGGGACGCGGACACGGCGGTACGGGTGCTGGACTCGGTGCTCGCGCGGGCGACGGGGGAGATGTGGTTCCGGTGGAGCGCGATACGCGCCGCCCGCGCGGCCGCCCTGCTGGGTCCTTCGGGCCGCCCGCTGGTCCCGCGCCTGGCAGCCCTCCTCGACGACCCGGAGCGGGCACCGTCCGCGATCCTGGCCCTTCTGGCGGTCGCCGATCCGGCCACGCTGGACGCGGCCGACCTGGCCGGCATCGCCGTCCGGTCCGCCGAGTCCGAACCGCTCACGGCGTGCGAGGCCCTCGAAGCCCTGGGCCCCGCCGCCCTGTCGCCGGACCACGTGCGGCGCCTCACCACCCTGGCCGAGCGCGACCTACGGGTCGTCCCCTCGGGCCTGGAGTCCCAAGTCGGCCGCGCCGACGACCAGTTCCGCACCCGGCTCCGCGCCCTGCTGCGGTGCGCCGGGAGCGATGGGCCGACGCACACCGGCTGA